The Novipirellula artificiosorum genome includes a window with the following:
- a CDS encoding lysophospholipid acyltransferase family protein, protein MTITSHVIVLLAKMFSGFTVRWVDCQPDTCQRIYFANHTSHLDAVVLWSALPRDVRAVTRPVAAKDYWTSGWVKPHMARSFNALLIDRKEIKVHRSPIDSMLEQMGDVYSLIVFPEGGRSSSDNEMGDFKSGLYYMGKKRPDLELVPVYIDNVNRILPRGEFLPVPLLSCITIGPPIFLEAGEPKVEFLKRARESVRRLKER, encoded by the coding sequence ATGACCATCACCAGTCATGTTATCGTCCTGTTGGCTAAGATGTTCAGCGGGTTCACGGTTCGATGGGTTGACTGCCAACCGGACACGTGTCAACGCATCTATTTTGCCAATCACACCAGCCACCTCGACGCGGTCGTGTTGTGGTCGGCTTTGCCGCGCGATGTGCGAGCGGTCACGCGACCGGTTGCGGCCAAAGACTATTGGACATCGGGATGGGTGAAACCGCATATGGCACGCAGCTTCAACGCACTGCTAATTGACCGAAAAGAAATCAAGGTACACCGCAGCCCGATCGATTCGATGCTTGAGCAAATGGGGGACGTCTATTCCTTGATCGTCTTTCCCGAGGGAGGCCGATCATCGAGCGATAACGAAATGGGTGATTTTAAGAGTGGCCTCTACTACATGGGCAAGAAACGGCCCGACCTTGAACTGGTTCCGGTCTATATCGACAATGTGAATCGGATCTTGCCGCGTGGCGAATTCTTACCCGTGCCGCTGCTGAGTTGCATCACGATCGGGCCTCCGATCTTTCTTGAAGCGGGCGAACCAAAGGTGGAATTCCTGAAGCGTGCCCGCGAATCGGTTCGAAGGTTAAAGGAGCGATAG